In Syntrophaceae bacterium, one genomic interval encodes:
- the aroF gene encoding 3-deoxy-7-phosphoheptulonate synthase, whose protein sequence is MIILMKKNATEGQIDHVTTWVESVGFQTHLSRGVERTIIGAIGDDRGKAQLKAAEYLPGVEKIVPILKPYKLASREFREENTQIRVGEVVVGGPKFVVMAGPCTVESEEQLLESAYIARKGGADILRGGAFKPRTSPYSFQGMEKEGLKLLKLVRERTGLPVVTEVMSPTDVDLVEEYSDILQVGARNVQNFALLKKVGKARKPILLKRGMMTTIEELLMSAEYILSEGNEEVILCERGIRTFETATRNTLDISAVPVLKELTHLPVIVDPSHASGYSKYVIPLCRAAVAVGADGVIVEMHPEPEKAVCDGPQSLRPESFYELMEEIRRLSSFMNNGMRVRS, encoded by the coding sequence ATGATCATCCTGATGAAAAAAAATGCGACGGAAGGACAGATCGATCACGTCACAACCTGGGTCGAATCGGTCGGCTTCCAAACGCACCTCTCCAGGGGCGTGGAGAGAACGATCATCGGCGCCATCGGCGACGACCGGGGCAAGGCCCAGCTGAAAGCGGCCGAATACCTGCCCGGCGTCGAGAAGATTGTGCCGATCCTCAAACCTTACAAGCTGGCCAGCCGGGAATTCCGGGAGGAAAACACGCAGATCCGCGTCGGCGAGGTCGTCGTGGGCGGTCCGAAATTCGTGGTCATGGCCGGCCCCTGCACCGTCGAGAGCGAGGAGCAGCTCCTGGAGTCGGCATACATTGCCCGGAAAGGGGGGGCGGACATTCTGAGAGGCGGAGCCTTCAAGCCCCGAACGTCGCCCTACAGCTTCCAGGGCATGGAAAAGGAGGGGCTGAAACTCCTGAAGCTGGTCCGGGAGCGGACGGGCCTTCCCGTCGTAACGGAAGTCATGAGTCCCACCGACGTGGACTTGGTGGAAGAATACTCCGACATCCTGCAGGTCGGAGCCCGGAACGTCCAGAACTTCGCGCTCCTGAAGAAGGTCGGAAAGGCCCGGAAGCCGATCCTTCTGAAGCGGGGGATGATGACCACCATCGAGGAACTGCTCATGTCGGCCGAATACATCCTCTCGGAGGGAAACGAAGAGGTGATCCTCTGCGAGAGGGGGATCCGGACCTTCGAAACGGCGACGAGAAACACCCTCGACATCAGCGCGGTTCCCGTTCTCAAGGAGCTGACCCACCTGCCGGTGATTGTCGATCCGAGCCACGCCTCCGGCTATTCGAAATACGTGATCCCCCTCTGCCGGGCTGCCGTCGCCGTGGGAGCCGACGGGGTGATCGTGGAGATGCACCCGGAGCCGGAGAAGGCCGTCTGCGACGGACCCCAGTCGCTCCGGCCGGAGTCGTTCTACGAGCTGATGGAGGAGATCCGGCGGCTTTCGTCCTTCATGAACAACGGGATGAGGGTGCGGTCATGA
- the pheA gene encoding prephenate dehydratase, with translation MSKSSLQTLRTLVKEKDAAMVRLLNERASLAVEIGRLKRLEGWEIYDPAQESQVYRYLEEMNEGPLPDEAIRAIYREILSASRALQAPVAVAFLGPETSFSHQAALRHFGQGALLRPQATIAAVFDVVERGAADWGIVPVENSAEGSVKSTLDGLLATPLTIRAEVYGRIRHCLVSGGEETDRIERVYSHPQALAQCRGWLRRNLPRAVLVETESTATAARKVLEDPAGAAIASRLAADAVELRLLAEGIEDSPLNTTRFLVLGTEGKAEKATAAPTGRDKTSILFGTAHQPGALHEALAPFAAEGVNLTRIESYPARDRMWEYLFFADFAGHREEAKPKKCLEELAKRTAFLKILGSYPRGDEQP, from the coding sequence ATGAGCAAGAGCAGCCTGCAGACCCTGCGCACCCTGGTGAAGGAGAAGGACGCCGCCATGGTCCGCCTCCTGAACGAGCGGGCGTCCCTGGCCGTGGAGATCGGCCGTCTCAAGCGTCTCGAAGGATGGGAGATCTACGACCCGGCTCAGGAAAGCCAGGTATACCGCTACCTCGAGGAGATGAACGAGGGCCCTCTGCCGGACGAGGCCATCCGGGCGATCTACCGGGAGATCCTTTCGGCCTCCCGGGCCCTGCAGGCTCCCGTCGCCGTGGCCTTCCTCGGACCGGAGACCTCCTTCAGCCACCAGGCGGCCCTTCGGCACTTCGGGCAGGGTGCCCTGCTCCGGCCCCAGGCAACGATCGCCGCCGTCTTCGACGTGGTGGAGCGGGGAGCGGCGGACTGGGGAATCGTTCCGGTCGAGAATTCCGCCGAAGGGTCCGTCAAGTCGACCCTGGACGGCCTGCTGGCCACGCCCCTCACGATCCGGGCGGAGGTCTACGGGCGGATCCGCCACTGCCTCGTTTCCGGGGGGGAGGAGACGGACCGGATCGAGCGGGTCTACTCCCATCCCCAGGCCCTGGCCCAGTGCCGGGGCTGGCTCCGGAGGAACCTGCCCCGGGCGGTGCTTGTGGAGACGGAAAGCACGGCTACGGCCGCGCGGAAGGTTCTGGAAGACCCGGCGGGTGCCGCCATTGCGAGCCGCCTCGCCGCCGACGCGGTGGAACTCCGCCTGCTGGCCGAGGGGATCGAGGACAGCCCTCTGAACACGACCCGCTTTCTGGTTCTGGGAACGGAGGGGAAAGCGGAAAAGGCCACTGCCGCACCGACGGGCCGCGACAAGACCTCCATCCTCTTCGGAACGGCCCACCAGCCGGGTGCGCTCCACGAGGCCCTCGCGCCTTTTGCGGCGGAGGGGGTGAACCTGACCCGGATCGAATCCTATCCGGCGCGCGACCGGATGTGGGAATATCTATTCTTCGCCGATTTTGCCGGACACCGGGAGGAGGCCAAGCCGAAGAAGTGCCTGGAAGAACTGGCGAAACGGACCGCTTTTTTGAAGATTCTCGGGTCCTATCCACGGGGGGATGAACAGCCGTGA
- the aroB gene encoding 3-dehydroquinate synthase, producing the protein MNRIRVHLEHKTSNSYDVHIGRDILDRMGLILAKNAGVKRYVIVTDATVDALHGERVADVLQRLGLKVERLLIPPGEVSKDIRTVLETAERLTALGADRSSALIALGGGVVGDLTGFLASIYMRGIPCVQVPTTLMAQVDSSIGGKTGVDTAAGKNLLGTFYQPLGVFIDTAFLDTLTERGYRDGMAEIVKYGAIEQPELLDRVAEGLGKAENRDPALLEEVIAASCRIKKSIVEIDEKEKGLRRILNFGHTVGHAVEAASDYALSHGESVSIGMAAGAVLSERLGYLPAEDRQRLVAVLEGVGLPTAIPGGISREKILSHLKADKKKTGTVIHFVLLKKLGIPFLNGGVPEKTVAETVEALTV; encoded by the coding sequence ATGAACCGGATCCGGGTGCATCTCGAACACAAGACGTCGAATTCCTATGACGTTCACATCGGACGCGACATTCTGGACCGGATGGGACTGATCCTGGCCAAAAACGCCGGGGTGAAGCGGTATGTCATCGTCACCGACGCCACTGTGGATGCCCTGCACGGCGAACGGGTCGCCGACGTTCTGCAGAGACTGGGGCTGAAGGTGGAACGGCTTCTGATCCCACCGGGAGAGGTGTCAAAGGACATCCGGACGGTTCTGGAAACGGCGGAGCGGCTGACCGCCCTCGGTGCCGACCGCTCCTCCGCCCTGATCGCCCTGGGGGGCGGAGTCGTGGGGGATCTGACCGGATTCCTGGCCTCCATTTACATGCGCGGGATTCCCTGCGTCCAGGTCCCGACGACGCTGATGGCCCAGGTGGACAGCAGCATCGGCGGGAAGACCGGTGTCGATACGGCGGCGGGAAAGAACCTCCTGGGGACGTTCTACCAGCCCCTGGGCGTGTTCATCGACACGGCCTTTCTGGACACGCTGACCGAGCGGGGATACCGGGACGGGATGGCGGAAATCGTCAAATACGGCGCCATCGAGCAGCCGGAACTCCTGGACCGGGTGGCGGAAGGACTGGGAAAAGCGGAAAACAGGGACCCCGCCCTGCTGGAAGAGGTCATCGCCGCCTCCTGCCGGATCAAGAAGAGCATCGTGGAGATCGACGAGAAGGAAAAGGGGCTCCGCCGCATCCTGAATTTCGGCCACACTGTCGGACACGCCGTGGAGGCAGCGTCGGATTATGCCCTGTCCCACGGGGAGTCCGTCTCCATCGGCATGGCGGCGGGGGCCGTCCTGTCGGAGAGGCTGGGATACCTGCCGGCGGAGGATCGGCAGCGGCTCGTGGCGGTGCTGGAAGGCGTGGGACTGCCCACTGCGATTCCCGGCGGGATTTCCCGGGAGAAGATCCTGAGCCACCTGAAAGCGGACAAGAAGAAAACGGGAACGGTCATTCATTTCGTCCTCCTGAAGAAACTCGGGATTCCCTTCCTGAACGGGGGCGTTCCGGAAAAGACCGTGGCGGAGACGGTTGAGGCGCTGACGGTATGA
- a CDS encoding TPM domain-containing protein, which translates to MRKHLFGALLVVLLFGLLASSVPGSDEFPAHRGQINDFADLIPPDVEQRMEAKARQVLNTTGTSVVVVTMPTIGENYLSDYVNRLYRAWGVGKKGENKGVLIFFAQKEKKIRIETGYGVEGILPDGKVGEILRRDVAPHLKKKDYGTGLENALLSVSRVIEEDAKASGGVKPTPKKPPVSPHTVFIVATFIVFGIIGLIVFLIVMIKKGGRRMVGSDNRYEPISSTSSFSSGDSGSSDSGSSDSGGFDGGDSGGGGAECSTDD; encoded by the coding sequence ATGAGAAAGCATCTTTTCGGCGCTCTGCTGGTCGTTTTGCTCTTCGGGCTGCTTGCTTCTTCCGTTCCCGGGTCGGACGAATTCCCCGCCCACCGGGGGCAGATCAACGACTTCGCCGACCTCATTCCCCCGGACGTGGAACAGCGGATGGAAGCGAAGGCGAGGCAGGTGCTGAATACGACGGGGACGTCCGTCGTGGTCGTCACGATGCCGACGATCGGGGAGAACTACCTGTCCGACTACGTCAACCGCCTCTACCGCGCCTGGGGCGTCGGGAAGAAGGGAGAGAACAAGGGCGTCCTCATCTTTTTCGCCCAGAAGGAAAAGAAAATCCGCATCGAGACCGGCTATGGCGTGGAAGGCATCCTGCCGGACGGCAAAGTCGGCGAAATCTTGCGCCGCGACGTGGCGCCCCACCTGAAGAAGAAGGATTATGGAACGGGGCTTGAAAACGCCCTCCTTTCCGTTTCCCGGGTGATCGAGGAAGACGCAAAGGCATCCGGGGGCGTGAAGCCGACCCCGAAGAAGCCCCCGGTCAGCCCCCACACGGTCTTTATTGTGGCCACGTTCATTGTATTCGGTATCATCGGCCTGATCGTCTTCCTGATTGTCATGATCAAAAAGGGCGGCCGGCGCATGGTCGGCTCGGACAACCGCTACGAGCCGATCAGCTCGACCAGCAGTTTCAGTTCGGGCGACTCCGGCAGCAGCGATTCCGGCAGCAGCGACAGCGGCGGGTTTGACGGAGGCGACAGCGGTGGCGGCGGAGCCGAATGCAGCACCGACGACTGA
- a CDS encoding shikimate kinase, with protein MRIVLVGYRGCGKSIVGRLLAERLGLPFLDTDRLIEESAGRTVRQIVDDGGWEEFRTLERRVIAELPEERSVVALGGGAVLDRANVEALEADGFFVWLTAGTDVILERLATDGKTVEQRPPLTEGSGREEVERLLRERLPVYRLVADLAIDTSQRSAAEVAEMIAEYAGRRLSIREACPQSGG; from the coding sequence ATGAGGATCGTCCTCGTGGGATACCGCGGCTGCGGCAAGAGCATTGTCGGCCGGTTGCTGGCGGAGCGGCTGGGGCTGCCTTTTCTTGATACGGATAGGCTGATCGAGGAGAGCGCGGGACGGACTGTCCGGCAGATCGTCGACGACGGAGGCTGGGAAGAGTTTCGAACCCTGGAGCGCCGGGTCATCGCGGAACTGCCGGAAGAGCGAAGCGTCGTCGCCCTGGGGGGCGGAGCCGTTCTGGACCGGGCGAACGTGGAAGCCCTTGAAGCGGACGGATTTTTCGTCTGGCTGACTGCCGGAACCGACGTCATCCTGGAGCGGCTGGCTACCGACGGAAAGACGGTTGAGCAGCGGCCTCCGTTGACGGAGGGCAGCGGCCGGGAGGAAGTGGAACGGCTGCTCCGGGAACGACTTCCCGTCTATCGCCTCGTGGCGGACCTGGCTATCGACACGTCCCAACGCTCCGCCGCCGAGGTGGCTGAAATGATTGCAGAATACGCTGGGCGGCGGCTTTCCATTCGGGAAGCCTGCCCGCAATCGGGAGGTTAA
- the aroE gene encoding shikimate dehydrogenase: MRTVDRFVLIGNPVRQSLSPQMHNGAYRELGIDARFETLCVTDLEAAMGEILETDVKGIAVTIPFKTAVIPFLDEVAGDALAIGAVNTICRRNGRWIGHNTDGSGLARDLHEWMDVRGKTVAVLGTGGAARAAVYAVILEGGRPVVVGRSTAGREALAAAFDCVSCPPGDLVRIEAGCLINATPVGMVPDVKNTPVDAALLARIPRVVDLVYRPLRTRLLREAEAVGCSVRSGVGMFVNQGAEQIRLWTGLEPPRETMRRIVEKELENDETH, encoded by the coding sequence ATGAGGACCGTTGATCGTTTTGTTCTGATCGGGAACCCCGTCCGCCAGAGCCTGTCCCCGCAGATGCACAACGGGGCATACCGGGAATTGGGGATCGACGCCCGCTTCGAGACCCTCTGCGTGACGGACCTGGAAGCGGCCATGGGGGAAATCCTCGAAACGGATGTGAAGGGCATCGCCGTGACGATCCCCTTCAAGACGGCCGTGATTCCCTTTCTCGACGAGGTGGCCGGCGACGCCCTCGCGATCGGCGCGGTCAACACGATCTGTCGCCGCAACGGTCGCTGGATCGGGCACAACACCGACGGTTCCGGTCTGGCCCGCGATCTCCACGAATGGATGGACGTCCGCGGGAAGACCGTCGCGGTCCTGGGAACCGGCGGGGCGGCCCGCGCCGCCGTCTATGCCGTCATTCTGGAAGGCGGACGGCCCGTCGTGGTCGGGCGGTCGACTGCCGGCCGCGAGGCCCTGGCCGCCGCCTTCGACTGCGTTTCCTGTCCGCCGGGGGATCTGGTCAGGATCGAAGCGGGGTGCCTGATCAACGCCACCCCGGTCGGGATGGTGCCGGACGTGAAGAATACGCCGGTGGACGCGGCCCTGCTCGCGCGGATTCCCCGCGTGGTGGACCTGGTCTACCGGCCCCTCCGAACCAGGCTGCTCCGGGAAGCGGAGGCTGTGGGATGCTCCGTCCGGTCGGGGGTCGGCATGTTCGTGAACCAGGGAGCGGAGCAGATCCGCCTCTGGACGGGCCTGGAGCCGCCCCGGGAGACCATGCGACGGATCGTGGAAAAGGAGCTTGAAAACGATGAAACGCATTGA
- a CDS encoding type I 3-dehydroquinate dehydratase — protein sequence MICIPVNAASTEAALKKMKRAYAMAGIVELRLDGMADPDLPKLLAAKAGKIVVTNRHREEGGRFDGPEDRRIARLMEAAALGADYVDMEARTEPSLRNDLIDFIAGNGHAAKVILSCHLPAGTPGEKVLADLLKGLMGEGAPVIKLVSLANRPEDNLRILNLLPRARECGQRMIAFCMGEAGRISRVMAPQLGSFLTYASLEEGEETAPGQLSVGEMRRLLRLLGGGVADEDR from the coding sequence GTGATCTGCATTCCCGTGAACGCCGCCTCGACGGAGGCGGCTCTGAAAAAAATGAAGCGGGCCTATGCCATGGCCGGAATCGTGGAACTGCGGCTCGACGGCATGGCCGATCCGGACCTGCCGAAGCTTTTGGCCGCGAAGGCGGGAAAGATCGTTGTCACGAACCGGCATCGGGAGGAAGGAGGGCGCTTCGATGGGCCGGAAGACCGCCGGATCGCGCGTTTGATGGAGGCCGCCGCCCTGGGAGCGGACTACGTGGACATGGAAGCGAGGACCGAACCGTCCCTGCGGAATGATCTCATCGATTTCATTGCCGGGAACGGCCATGCCGCTAAGGTGATCCTGTCCTGCCACCTGCCGGCGGGAACCCCCGGAGAGAAAGTGCTGGCGGACCTTCTGAAGGGCCTGATGGGCGAGGGCGCGCCGGTGATCAAGCTGGTTTCCCTGGCAAACCGGCCGGAAGACAACCTCCGGATTCTCAACCTTTTGCCTCGGGCACGGGAATGCGGGCAGCGGATGATCGCCTTCTGCATGGGTGAGGCGGGGCGGATCAGCAGGGTCATGGCGCCGCAGTTGGGTTCCTTTCTGACGTATGCCTCCCTGGAAGAGGGCGAAGAGACGGCGCCCGGTCAGCTGAGCGTCGGGGAGATGCGGCGGCTGCTCCGGCTGCTGGGAGGGGGAGTTGCGGATGAGGACCGTTGA
- the aroA gene encoding 3-phosphoshikimate 1-carboxyvinyltransferase, translating to MKRIEPTGPLRAVVAAPGSKSYTQRALIMAALAGGRSVLRNALDAEDSVRLVQALRSLGTGIRWEGEDLVVTGTGGMLTPPGSALFLGNNGTAMRLLTSVVALGNGTFTLTGDRRLCERPVGPLREALVALGVDIATDGDRGCPPVTVRGRGLPGGRVVLKDLDSSQYVSSLLISAPYASADVTVVLEGHVPSLPYVDVTVEAMRQFGVEVRRDDGRTFVVPHGQHYAGRTYQVEGDVSSASYFFLAAAVTRGAVRVGRINPHTRQGDIGLLDILEELGCTVRRGENEVEVAGGDLAVGDRVFDLTDMPDMVPTLAVLAALRPGRTAITGVAHLRVKESNRLAALAAELRKTGISAEERPDGLVIEGGRPRGAEIETYNDHRIAMSFAVLGLAVPGMAIRNERCVAKSFPRFWELMEGLNA from the coding sequence ATGAAACGCATTGAACCCACCGGCCCTCTCCGGGCCGTCGTCGCAGCTCCGGGATCGAAGAGCTATACCCAGCGGGCCCTGATCATGGCCGCCCTGGCGGGGGGACGGTCCGTTCTACGGAACGCCCTGGATGCGGAGGACTCCGTGCGCCTCGTACAGGCCCTTCGCTCCCTCGGAACCGGGATCCGGTGGGAAGGGGAGGACCTGGTTGTCACCGGCACGGGGGGGATGCTTACCCCCCCCGGGAGTGCGCTTTTCCTGGGAAACAACGGAACGGCCATGCGGCTCCTGACCTCCGTGGTCGCCCTCGGGAACGGGACCTTCACGCTGACAGGGGACCGCCGCCTTTGCGAGCGCCCCGTCGGCCCGCTCCGGGAGGCCCTGGTCGCGCTGGGCGTCGACATCGCAACCGATGGGGACCGGGGGTGTCCCCCCGTCACGGTCCGGGGCCGCGGCCTGCCGGGCGGACGGGTCGTGTTGAAGGATCTGGATAGCAGCCAGTACGTTTCGTCCCTCCTCATCAGCGCCCCCTACGCTTCCGCGGACGTGACCGTGGTCTTGGAAGGGCATGTCCCATCGCTCCCGTATGTGGACGTCACGGTGGAAGCGATGCGGCAGTTCGGCGTCGAGGTCCGCCGGGACGACGGGCGCACGTTCGTCGTTCCCCACGGGCAGCACTATGCCGGAAGGACCTATCAAGTGGAGGGGGACGTGTCCAGCGCCTCCTATTTTTTCCTGGCGGCGGCGGTCACCCGAGGAGCCGTCCGCGTCGGCCGCATCAACCCGCATACGCGGCAGGGCGACATCGGTCTCCTGGACATCCTGGAGGAACTGGGATGCACGGTCCGGCGCGGAGAAAACGAAGTGGAGGTCGCAGGCGGCGATCTGGCGGTGGGGGACCGGGTTTTCGATCTCACCGACATGCCCGACATGGTTCCGACCCTGGCTGTGCTTGCGGCCCTGCGGCCCGGACGCACGGCGATTACCGGGGTCGCGCACCTGCGGGTGAAGGAAAGCAACCGCCTGGCCGCCCTGGCGGCGGAGTTGAGGAAGACCGGCATCTCCGCCGAAGAGAGGCCCGACGGCCTCGTCATCGAAGGGGGACGGCCCCGGGGCGCCGAGATCGAGACCTACAACGACCACCGAATCGCCATGAGCTTCGCTGTCCTGGGGCTGGCCGTGCCGGGAATGGCGATCCGGAACGAGCGGTGCGTCGCCAAATCATTTCCCCGTTTCTGGGAGCTGATGGAGGGCCTGAACGCATGA
- a CDS encoding SdpI family protein yields MTVNEKTALTLLAVGIVLILVSLPLYLGKIKRNSVYGFRISQAFESEENWYAINRYGAGVLMLWSVVLAVFGIACLYVQPQNVMTIANIGFLSIGVPIVLTFLFARTL; encoded by the coding sequence ATGACCGTCAATGAAAAGACCGCCCTTACGCTGCTCGCCGTCGGCATCGTGCTCATCCTGGTTTCGCTCCCTCTTTATCTCGGCAAGATAAAGAGGAATTCCGTCTACGGCTTTCGAATATCACAGGCCTTCGAATCCGAGGAGAACTGGTATGCGATCAATCGATACGGGGCCGGGGTCCTGATGCTCTGGTCGGTCGTTCTGGCCGTCTTCGGAATCGCCTGCCTGTACGTGCAGCCTCAAAATGTCATGACCATTGCCAACATCGGCTTTCTGTCCATCGGTGTCCCGATTGTGCTGACGTTCCTGTTCGCCAGAACGCTGTAG
- the aroC gene encoding chorismate synthase produces the protein MAANTFGVAFRVTTWGESHGPALGAVVDGCPPGLALDEHDVQEWLNRRRPGRAPSASPRREDDQVEILSGVFEGKTTGTPIALLIRNRDAASHDYEDLRDVFRPGHGDFAYMQKYGIRDHRGGGRASGRETAARVAAGAVAAKVLAPAGIRVFAFTRELGGIAATDIRPGEMDRNDLRCPDPKAAEQMASRLEEAREGGDSLGGVVEIIVQGCPPGLGEPVFDKLDADLAKALMSIGTVKGVEIGAGFEAARMKGSQSNDTLGPDGFGSNRAGGILAGISTGQDIVLRAACKPIPSIGREQQTVDVFGKPVVLAVRGRHDVCVIPRILPVCEAMVSIVLADHLLRQRAVGR, from the coding sequence ATGGCCGCAAATACCTTCGGAGTCGCATTCCGTGTCACAACCTGGGGGGAATCCCACGGTCCCGCCCTCGGGGCCGTCGTGGACGGGTGCCCGCCGGGCCTTGCCCTCGACGAGCATGACGTCCAGGAATGGCTGAACCGGCGCAGGCCGGGCCGGGCGCCATCGGCTTCACCCCGCCGGGAGGACGATCAGGTGGAGATTCTCTCCGGCGTTTTCGAGGGAAAGACCACGGGCACCCCGATCGCCCTCCTGATCCGGAACCGGGACGCCGCGTCACACGACTACGAAGATCTCCGGGACGTCTTCCGGCCCGGGCACGGCGACTTTGCGTACATGCAGAAATACGGCATCCGGGATCATCGGGGAGGCGGGCGTGCCTCCGGCCGGGAAACGGCCGCCCGGGTCGCCGCCGGAGCCGTGGCCGCAAAGGTACTGGCACCAGCAGGAATCCGCGTGTTTGCCTTCACGAGGGAGCTCGGAGGAATCGCCGCAACGGACATCCGGCCCGGAGAAATGGACCGGAACGACCTCCGGTGTCCCGATCCGAAGGCGGCCGAACAGATGGCCTCCCGGTTGGAAGAGGCAAGAGAAGGCGGGGATTCGCTGGGAGGCGTCGTGGAGATTATCGTCCAGGGGTGTCCGCCCGGTCTCGGCGAACCCGTCTTCGACAAGCTCGACGCCGACCTGGCCAAGGCCCTCATGAGCATCGGGACCGTCAAGGGCGTCGAGATCGGCGCCGGGTTCGAGGCGGCCCGGATGAAGGGATCGCAGAGCAACGATACCCTGGGACCGGACGGGTTCGGTTCGAACCGGGCCGGCGGGATCCTCGCGGGCATCTCGACCGGGCAGGACATCGTGCTCCGGGCGGCCTGCAAGCCGATCCCTTCCATCGGCAGGGAGCAGCAAACCGTAGACGTCTTCGGGAAACCGGTTGTACTGGCCGTCCGCGGAAGGCATGATGTGTGCGTCATCCCGAGGATCCTGCCGGTCTGCGAGGCCATGGTCTCCATCGTCCTGGCGGACCACCTCCTGAGACAGAGGGCTGTCGGGCGATGA
- the ade gene encoding adenine deaminase has translation MNITRDHAAANPSFPSAVEAGDTVLSGNVVDVVRAEIYPGTVVVRGGRIAGIVRDSGTYARYLVPGFVDAHVHIESSMLVPSEFARLAVVHGTTATVSDPHEIANVLGVVGVRFMIENGRRVPFKFHFGASPCVPATAFETAGASLDLQEVETLLDMPEIMYLSEVMNYPGVIARDPEVMAKLRAAKRRGKPIDGHAPGLMGADLEQYAAAGITTDHETYMLEEGRQKVRLGMKVQIRWGSAANNFDTLHPLLGENPGSCMFCSDDRHPDDLAEEHMDAMVRKAFRLGYDRMTVLKCATLHPVRHYGLRVGLLQPGDPADLVVLDGLGDGFRVLETYVDGRLVAKEGRSLLETLPVEVMNHFRAGEKRPADFAVPIRGPYVHVIDTLDGQVITGRSRERVRAAGGYAVADPEKDVLKVAVINRYQDMPPALGFVRNFGLKRGAIASSVAHDSHNVVVVGATDEAMARAANLVIRSRGGLALADGESEDVLPLPVAGLMTTEDGYGVARKYEAMTRKAKEMGSRLRAPFMAQSFLALLVIPDLKLSDRGLFDGRAFRFLDLFTGDASD, from the coding sequence ATGAACATAACCCGAGATCACGCCGCTGCGAATCCCTCATTCCCTTCGGCCGTCGAAGCAGGAGACACGGTCCTCTCCGGCAACGTCGTCGATGTCGTCCGAGCCGAGATTTATCCCGGGACGGTCGTCGTCCGGGGCGGCCGGATCGCCGGGATCGTCCGCGACAGCGGGACCTATGCCCGCTATCTCGTCCCGGGGTTCGTGGACGCCCACGTTCACATCGAGAGCTCCATGCTGGTTCCCTCGGAGTTCGCCCGGCTGGCGGTGGTTCACGGGACGACCGCCACCGTTTCGGATCCCCACGAAATCGCAAATGTTCTGGGTGTCGTCGGCGTCCGGTTCATGATCGAAAACGGCCGCCGCGTGCCCTTCAAATTCCACTTCGGGGCCTCCCCCTGCGTGCCAGCCACGGCCTTCGAGACCGCCGGGGCCAGCCTCGATCTGCAGGAGGTCGAGACGCTGCTGGATATGCCCGAGATCATGTACCTGAGCGAAGTCATGAACTATCCAGGCGTCATCGCCCGGGATCCGGAAGTCATGGCCAAGCTCCGGGCGGCGAAACGGCGGGGAAAGCCCATCGACGGCCATGCGCCGGGATTGATGGGTGCGGACCTGGAGCAGTATGCCGCCGCGGGCATCACGACCGACCATGAAACATACATGCTGGAGGAGGGGCGGCAGAAGGTCCGGCTCGGGATGAAGGTGCAGATCCGCTGGGGATCCGCGGCGAACAATTTCGACACCCTCCATCCGCTGCTCGGAGAAAACCCCGGCTCCTGCATGTTCTGCAGCGACGACAGGCACCCCGACGACCTGGCGGAGGAGCACATGGACGCCATGGTGCGGAAGGCCTTCCGCCTGGGATATGACCGGATGACGGTCCTTAAGTGCGCCACCCTCCACCCGGTCCGCCATTACGGTCTCCGGGTGGGACTCCTGCAGCCCGGCGATCCCGCCGACCTGGTCGTCCTGGACGGCCTGGGAGACGGCTTCCGGGTGCTTGAGACCTATGTGGACGGGCGCCTGGTGGCGAAAGAAGGGCGAAGTCTCCTTGAGACCCTGCCGGTTGAGGTCATGAACCATTTCCGGGCCGGGGAGAAGAGACCGGCGGATTTCGCCGTCCCGATCCGGGGGCCGTACGTCCACGTCATCGACACCCTGGACGGCCAGGTGATCACCGGCCGGAGCCGGGAGCGGGTCCGTGCCGCCGGCGGTTATGCCGTCGCGGATCCTGAAAAGGACGTCCTGAAGGTCGCCGTCATCAACCGCTACCAGGACATGCCGCCGGCCCTGGGGTTCGTCCGGAATTTCGGCCTGAAGCGGGGCGCCATCGCCTCTTCGGTGGCTCACGATTCGCACAATGTTGTTGTCGTAGGGGCGACCGACGAGGCCATGGCCCGGGCCGCCAACCTGGTGATCCGGAGCCGGGGCGGACTTGCCCTGGCCGACGGAGAGAGCGAAGACGTCCTCCCCCTTCCCGTGGCGGGGCTCATGACGACGGAGGATGGATACGGTGTGGCCCGCAAGTATGAAGCCATGACGCGCAAGGCGAAAGAGATGGGCTCGCGGCTCCGGGCACCCTTCATGGCCCAGTCTTTCCTGGCGCTCCTGGTGATTCCGGACTTGAAGCTCAGCGACCGGGGGCTCTTCGACGGCCGGGCCTTCCGGTTCCTGGACCTCTTCACGGGGGATGCGTCCGATTGA